Proteins from a single region of Methanofollis sp.:
- a CDS encoding phosphoesterase has translation MVSVIDGRKTTDEDIVAAVEGRKAGVLHLTHNDLDAAGADAVLRMKYGKITTIFSSVGRYTAILALIAGCKGRGDVLSISDLGYQKGVEGIVKRATGNGWKVEWRDHHRWTDAETALVEPHCSLLHIDTTVCATGVVARDIMPGDGTAAEVARVVCDYDLWKKEDPRSDVLGQVTQRRQHLTYVRNLLMQGKFTDRRVEGVYAEMKADMDADIQASIRQAKIYGKKYKIAFAPLHGYPSETAHAIRDALGTDIEVVVSKNGRFSIRSVPPISHLIAREFGGGGHPNAAGGNFTFSLLDRFFFWLLKRTHHFDTLVTVAESI, from the coding sequence ATGGTTAGCGTCATCGATGGCAGGAAGACTACAGACGAGGACATTGTCGCCGCGGTCGAGGGGAGGAAGGCCGGGGTTCTTCACCTCACCCACAACGATCTCGACGCCGCCGGGGCCGACGCCGTCCTCAGGATGAAGTACGGGAAGATCACGACGATCTTCTCGTCGGTCGGTCGGTATACCGCGATCCTCGCCCTCATCGCAGGCTGCAAGGGGCGGGGCGACGTCCTCTCGATCAGCGACCTCGGGTACCAGAAGGGGGTCGAGGGTATCGTGAAGAGGGCGACAGGGAATGGCTGGAAGGTCGAGTGGCGCGATCATCACCGCTGGACCGACGCCGAGACCGCGCTCGTCGAACCGCACTGTTCTCTCCTCCACATCGACACGACGGTCTGCGCCACCGGCGTCGTCGCCCGGGATATCATGCCCGGCGACGGGACGGCCGCGGAGGTCGCCAGGGTCGTCTGCGACTATGACCTCTGGAAGAAGGAGGACCCGCGGTCAGACGTCCTCGGTCAGGTGACCCAGCGCCGCCAGCACCTCACCTATGTGCGAAACCTCCTCATGCAGGGAAAGTTCACCGACCGCCGGGTCGAGGGGGTGTATGCCGAGATGAAGGCCGATATGGACGCCGACATCCAGGCGAGCATCAGGCAGGCGAAGATCTACGGGAAAAAATATAAGATCGCCTTCGCCCCCCTCCACGGCTACCCTTCGGAGACGGCCCACGCGATCAGGGACGCCCTCGGGACCGACATCGAGGTGGTCGTCTCCAAAAACGGCCGTTTCTCCATCAGATCCGTGCCGCCGATCAGCCACCTCATCGCCAGGGAGTTCGGCGGCGGCGGCCACCCCAATGCCGCGGGCGGGAACTTCACCTTCTCCCTCCTCGACCGCTTCTTCTTCTGGCTCCTCAAGCGGACCCACCACTTCGACACTCTTGTGACGGTCGCCGAGTCTATTTGA
- a CDS encoding PKD domain-containing protein, translating to MVLLIVLCTALLPAGALAAEEIDPLSLSRAPGDDGALQSGTSGAVPSAEATTIWEGPVTVDPDGTFTIRPVNTDTDVEVDRNTPLGALDAAAEAGNFSYEIWEAEWGFYVNKVNDIAVSAEDNETTIWWFYDVATAYITNNATYKSLRNDEEIRLIYAPQTASFEQTVESATIAVDMTIRLAGEDTANFTAEPTSGPAPLTVQFNDTSTVRDVTSWFWDFGIAGATSTEQNPAFTYTRTGLYNVSLTVTDAQNKTSTATKEELIDVTPTNASSAATFSADVTAGEAPLTVRFTDLSTVENISSWYWDFGDGYMSTRQNPIYTYHEPGLFAVTLTLTDAENVTWNTSAEGFINVSGSAGTIGFTANRTSGSTPLAVQFTDLSTVVNISSWLWDFGDGNTSTEQNPAHAYTAPGSFDVNLTVYGENATPGREIKEDYITVTA from the coding sequence ATGGTCCTGCTCATCGTCCTGTGCACGGCCCTGCTACCGGCAGGGGCGCTTGCCGCAGAGGAGATCGATCCTCTCTCACTCAGCAGGGCACCAGGCGATGACGGCGCACTGCAGTCCGGGACGTCCGGCGCCGTGCCGTCGGCAGAGGCGACCACGATCTGGGAGGGACCGGTGACCGTCGACCCTGATGGGACATTCACGATCAGGCCGGTCAACACCGACACCGACGTTGAGGTCGACCGCAACACCCCGCTCGGAGCACTCGATGCCGCAGCAGAAGCAGGGAACTTCTCGTATGAAATCTGGGAGGCAGAGTGGGGGTTCTATGTCAACAAAGTCAACGACATCGCCGTGAGTGCGGAGGATAACGAAACGACAATCTGGTGGTTCTATGACGTCGCGACAGCCTATATCACAAACAACGCGACATATAAATCGCTCCGCAACGACGAGGAGATCAGGCTCATCTACGCGCCCCAGACAGCATCTTTCGAACAGACCGTGGAGAGCGCAACCATTGCCGTCGACATGACGATCCGTCTCGCTGGGGAGGACACAGCGAACTTCACGGCAGAACCTACGAGCGGGCCAGCGCCGCTCACCGTGCAGTTCAACGACACGAGCACGGTCAGGGACGTCACCTCATGGTTCTGGGACTTCGGAATCGCCGGCGCCACCTCGACGGAGCAGAACCCGGCGTTCACCTATACCCGGACAGGCCTCTACAATGTCTCCCTGACCGTGACAGATGCACAGAACAAGACATCGACCGCAACAAAAGAGGAGTTGATAGACGTCACACCGACAAATGCCTCGTCGGCGGCGACCTTCTCCGCGGACGTCACCGCAGGGGAGGCCCCGCTCACAGTCCGGTTTACCGACCTGAGCACGGTGGAGAACATCTCCTCGTGGTACTGGGACTTCGGCGACGGCTATATGTCGACACGGCAGAACCCGATCTACACCTACCATGAACCGGGGCTCTTTGCCGTCACCCTCACCCTGACAGATGCGGAGAACGTCACCTGGAACACATCGGCGGAAGGCTTCATCAATGTCAGCGGATCCGCAGGGACGATCGGTTTCACCGCAAACAGGACGTCGGGATCGACCCCTCTGGCCGTGCAGTTTACCGACCTGAGCACGGTCGTGAATATCTCCTCGTGGCTCTGGGACTTCGGCGACGGCAACACCTCGACAGAGCAGAACCCTGCCCATGCCTACACCGCACCGGGCAGCTTTGACGTCAACCTCACCGTGTACGGCGAGAACGCCACACCTGGCCGGGAGATAAAGGAAGACTACATCACCGTCACGGCATAG
- a CDS encoding GNAT family N-acetyltransferase — protein MDSRLSVRQMERKDVDFAITLARDEGWNPGLHDADAFYAQDPEGFFIAEADGDPVACSSMVRYGDRFAFFGLLIVRPDVRGRGYGLAVTRAALAHAGDRTIGGDGVLAMQQKYHDRLGFDVIYRNIRYRGTGGGTMPAGLVPASAVPFADLVAYDAGIFSAARPKFLAPWLLQEGATALALSGRDGIAGYGVVRPCFEGYKIGPLFADTPAAAEALLDGLLASVPDAPVFFDVPEPNPAAVSLARARGMVQVFETARIYRGAPPDVPLDRVYGVTTFELG, from the coding sequence ATGGACAGCAGGCTCTCTGTCAGGCAGATGGAGCGAAAAGACGTCGACTTCGCCATCACCCTCGCGCGGGATGAAGGCTGGAACCCCGGCCTCCATGACGCCGACGCCTTCTATGCCCAGGACCCCGAGGGCTTTTTCATCGCCGAGGCGGACGGCGACCCGGTCGCCTGCTCCTCGATGGTGCGGTACGGCGACCGCTTCGCCTTCTTCGGCCTTCTCATCGTCAGGCCGGACGTCAGGGGGCGGGGGTACGGTCTTGCTGTTACCAGGGCCGCACTCGCCCATGCAGGAGACCGGACGATCGGCGGCGACGGCGTCCTTGCGATGCAGCAGAAGTATCACGACCGTCTCGGTTTCGACGTCATATACCGGAATATCAGGTACAGGGGGACGGGGGGCGGCACAATGCCCGCCGGTCTGGTGCCTGCGTCCGCGGTCCCCTTCGCCGACCTCGTTGCCTACGATGCCGGCATCTTCTCCGCGGCACGGCCGAAATTCCTCGCGCCCTGGCTTTTGCAAGAGGGCGCGACCGCACTCGCTCTCTCTGGCCGCGACGGCATCGCCGGGTACGGCGTGGTGCGGCCCTGCTTCGAGGGCTACAAGATCGGCCCTCTCTTTGCCGACACTCCCGCCGCAGCGGAGGCCCTGCTCGACGGTCTGCTGGCTTCGGTCCCGGACGCCCCGGTCTTCTTCGATGTCCCCGAACCGAACCCTGCCGCCGTCTCCCTCGCCAGGGCGCGCGGCATGGTGCAGGTCTTCGAGACCGCGAGGATCTACCGCGGCGCCCCGCCTGATGTTCCCCTCGACCGTGTCTACGGCGTCACGACCTTCGAACTCGGCTGA
- a CDS encoding site-specific DNA-methyltransferase — MRSVTIGRNLFYNGDCIRGAAEHLETDSVDLLITDPPYGIHGDRMDRHYNRDEEFVVDGYVEVPEEEYGAFSEGWIREAERILRPGGSLYIVSGYTNLYHILHALRQTSLEEVNHIIWKYPFGVYTSRKYVSSHYHILFYEKPGGKRTFNLEARFGREERAEDGGCLNYLDREDVWTINREYKPGRAKNKNELPTALLTKMIQYSSNEGDLVCDLFLGGFSTAIAAIGLNRRCVGFEVSETIFEAGVRETVKVQPGELLETVRRPVVRGPANLRKRWRPEDLRRLRTRYRQLTKKGATKKTAVEVLGEEFGRGRWAISYALERAGVESRRKKRGAE, encoded by the coding sequence ATGAGATCGGTCACTATTGGCAGGAACCTCTTCTACAACGGCGACTGCATCCGCGGCGCCGCGGAGCACCTGGAGACGGACTCCGTCGACCTGCTCATCACTGACCCGCCGTACGGGATCCATGGCGACAGGATGGACCGCCACTACAACAGGGACGAAGAGTTCGTGGTGGATGGCTACGTCGAGGTCCCTGAAGAGGAGTACGGGGCATTCAGCGAGGGCTGGATCAGGGAGGCCGAGCGGATCCTCAGGCCAGGCGGTTCCCTCTATATCGTCTCCGGCTACACAAACCTCTACCACATCCTCCACGCCCTCCGCCAGACCTCCCTCGAGGAGGTGAACCACATCATCTGGAAGTACCCCTTCGGCGTGTACACCAGCCGAAAATATGTCTCATCCCACTACCACATCCTTTTCTACGAAAAGCCCGGGGGAAAGCGGACCTTCAATCTGGAGGCGCGCTTCGGCAGGGAGGAGAGGGCAGAGGACGGCGGATGCCTCAACTACCTTGACCGGGAAGACGTCTGGACCATCAACCGGGAGTACAAACCGGGCAGGGCGAAGAACAAGAACGAACTCCCGACGGCACTCCTCACCAAGATGATCCAGTACAGCAGCAACGAGGGCGACCTCGTCTGCGACCTCTTCCTCGGCGGGTTCTCGACGGCGATCGCGGCCATCGGGCTGAACCGGCGTTGTGTCGGCTTCGAGGTCTCGGAGACGATCTTCGAGGCCGGGGTACGGGAGACGGTGAAGGTGCAGCCAGGCGAACTCCTGGAGACAGTGCGTCGCCCGGTCGTCCGCGGCCCGGCAAACCTCAGGAAGAGGTGGCGGCCGGAGGACCTCCGGAGACTCAGGACGAGGTACCGACAACTCACGAAGAAGGGCGCAACGAAGAAGACGGCCGTCGAAGTCCTGGGCGAGGAGTTCGGCAGAGGGCGGTGGGCGATCAGTTATGCCCTGGAGAGGGCGGGCGTCGAGAGCAGGAGGAAAAAAAGAGGGGCGGAGTAG